In Halostella litorea, a single window of DNA contains:
- a CDS encoding biotin--[acetyl-CoA-carboxylase] ligase: MNDTRREVVRALADGPVGGPELADRIGVSRAAVWKHVEALREAGFDVESDGGYRLAGVPEYGGAAVEYGLDAPYEVEYHDAVDSTNDRARELADEGADGVVVLADEQTHSKGRLDREWTSPSGGVWASVVVRPALSPAGVPVVTLAAAVATTRALREAGVDAGIKWPNDVLARDDGRKLAGILTEMEGEADRVNWVVVGVGVNVNVDAADLPATATSVRERVGDVERRAFVQRLLEAFHDLLGDSDAVLDAWREAALTLGERVRVETPGGELVGEAVDVEPPGTLVVATDDGERRVHAGDCEHLRPE; encoded by the coding sequence ATGAACGACACGCGCCGGGAGGTGGTGCGGGCGCTCGCCGACGGGCCGGTCGGCGGCCCCGAACTCGCCGACCGCATCGGCGTCTCGCGGGCAGCCGTCTGGAAACACGTCGAGGCGCTCCGCGAGGCGGGGTTCGACGTCGAGAGCGACGGCGGCTACCGGCTGGCCGGCGTGCCGGAGTACGGCGGCGCGGCCGTCGAGTACGGGCTGGACGCGCCCTACGAGGTCGAGTACCACGACGCCGTCGACAGCACGAACGACCGCGCCCGCGAACTCGCCGACGAGGGCGCGGACGGGGTGGTCGTGCTCGCCGACGAGCAGACCCACAGCAAGGGCCGCCTCGACCGCGAGTGGACCTCGCCGAGCGGCGGCGTCTGGGCGAGCGTCGTCGTCCGCCCCGCCCTCTCGCCCGCCGGCGTCCCGGTGGTCACGCTGGCGGCGGCGGTGGCGACGACCCGCGCGCTCCGCGAGGCGGGCGTCGACGCCGGGATCAAGTGGCCCAACGACGTGCTGGCGCGCGACGACGGCCGGAAGCTAGCGGGGATCCTCACGGAGATGGAGGGGGAGGCCGACCGCGTCAACTGGGTCGTCGTCGGGGTCGGGGTGAACGTCAACGTCGACGCCGCCGACCTCCCCGCGACGGCGACCAGCGTGCGGGAGCGCGTCGGCGACGTGGAGCGGCGCGCGTTCGTCCAGCGCCTGCTGGAGGCGTTCCACGACCTGCTCGGTGACTCGGACGCGGTGCTTGACGCGTGGCGCGAGGCGGCGCTGACGCTCGGCGAGCGGGTCCGCGTCGAGACGCCGGGCGGCGAACTAGTCGGCGAGGCGGTCGACGTGGAACCGCCGGGGACGCTGGTGGTCGCGACCGACGACGGGGAGCGCCGCGTTCACGCCGGCGACTGCGAACACCTCCGGCCGGAGTAG